Below is a genomic region from Phycobacter azelaicus.
TGACAATCATCAGGTGGCTTGTCACCGCTGGGCAGAGATCGCTCCAATGACGAACGCAACAGCCGAAATTGAGCACTCCCAGAGCGCCGAAGCGCGTTTCGCCCTCTATCGAGAGGCGATCGAGGGCGGCAGCGTTACCCATCGCACAACCCAGCCCCCGCGAACATAAAAACCACAAACACCTGGAACCAAAGAAAAACACTCAACCGACAGAGAGGATACTGACATGAAAAACCTTAAACCGACACTGATGGCCGCCCTGCTGGGTGCGACCGCAATCGGCATGGCCGCCACTGGCGTAAGCGCCAAAGACCTGCGTATCGGCCTGCAATCGGATGCCGATGTGCTTGACCCGGATCAGTCCCGCACCTTTGTCGGCCGCATCGTCTATGCCTCCATGTGCGACAAGCTGGTCGACATCACACCCGAACTGGAAATCATTCCGCAGCTGGCCACGGCCTGGCAAGTCTCAGAAGATGGCATGACGGTGACCATGCAATTGCGCGAGGGTGTCGTCTTCCACGATGGTACCCCATTCAACGCCGAAGCGGTCGCTGCAAACATCGAGCGGTCCAAGACCATGGACGAGTCACGCCGCAAGTCGGAGCTGTCCTCGATCACGTCAACCGAGGTGACCGGCGAATATGAAATCAAGCTGAACCTCAAGGGGCCCGACGCCACGCTCATGGCGCAACTGGCTGACCGCGCCGGCATGATGATCTCGCCCACCGCTGCCGCAGCCGCTGGCGCGGATTTCGGACTCAATCCCGTTTGTTCGGGCCCGTTCAGTTTTGAAGAGCGCGTTGCTCAGGACAAAATTGTACTGAAGCAGTTCCCGGACTACTGGAATGCGGACGCCATTGCATTCGACAGCGTCACATTCCTGCCGATCCCGGATACCACCGTCCGTCTTGCCAACCTACAGTCGGGCGACATCGACATGCTGGAGCGTCTGGCAGCCACCGATCTGGCGCAAGCGAATGCCAACAACGACATCGAAGTCGCCAGCGCAGTCTCGCTTGGATATCAGGGCATTACTTTCAACGTGAACAACGGGCCAAAGGGTGACAACCCCTGGGGCAACGACCAACGTCTGCGCCAGGCCTTCAGCTATGCCATTGACCGCGAAGCCATAAACCAAGTGGTGTTCGAAGGCGCCTTTGCCGCAGGCAACCAGCCTTACCCGCCGACCTCCCCCTGGTATGACACCGACCATCCGGTGCCGGCCCGCGACGTGGCCAAGGCCAAAGCTCTGCTCGCTGAGGCAGGCTATCCCGACGGGCTTGATCTGGAAGTGCAGGTGCCCAACACGACCGTTCCGCTGCAATTGATGCAAGTGGTGCAGGCCATGGCGGCCGAGGCCGGTATCAACGTGAAAATCACTTCAAAGGAGTTCGCAACGCTGCTGGCAGATCAGTCCGCCGGAGACTACACAGCCAGCCAGATCGGCTGGTCGGGTCGCGTCGATCCCGATGGCAATATCCACCAGTTCATGACCACTGATGGCGGCATCAACGACAGTCATTTCTCGAACCCTGCCGTGGACGAGGCACTGAATGCTGCGCGCGTTGCCGCCAGCACCGAGGACCGCAAGGCCGCGTATGATACCGCGCGCGACATCCTGGTCGAGGAATCGCCGATCGTTTACCTCTATCACCAAACCTGGATCTGGGCGCATAGCAGTCAACTTGACGGTTTCACACCTTATCCGGACGGGATGATCCGCCTCGAAGGCGTCACCTGGACCGAGTAATAGCGCCTCTTCGCCGCCCTGGCCAACACCGGGGCGGCGTGCCCTCCGTCTCAGTCCCGGCTCGGACGAGGTTCCCCAAGAAACCAGGTTTTCGCCAATGCTCTTGTTCCTTATGCGCCGCATTTTGATTGCGGTGCCGACGATCATTCTGATCTCAATCTTTGTCTTCGCGCTGCAAAAACTCTTGCCCGGGGACCCTCTGCTGGTACTCGCAGGGGAAGAGCGTGACCCGGCAGTACTGGAACTTCTGCGAGAGAAGTACCGACTGAACGATCCTATCCATGTGCAGTATTTCACCTGGATCACCAACGCCTTGCAGGGCGACTTGGGTATTTCCCTTCGCACCAATCAGCCGGTGACCGAACTGATGCTGCAAAAACTGCCCGTTACTCTGCAACTTGCGGCGATGTCCATGATCTTCGCTCTTGTGATCGGGGTGCCTGCCGGCATTTTGTCGGCCTATCGCAAGGGCACGCTGACCGACTACGTGGCGAACGTGGTCGCCCTCTCGGGCTTGTCGATCCCGAATTTCTGGCTCGGGATCATGCTAATCCTGCTGGTCTCCGTTAAATGGCAGCTTCTGCCTGCTTCCGGATACGTGCCCCTCTCCGAAGACTTCGGGCAGTCCATACGAACCATGCTCATGCCCTCTTTCGTTTTGGGAACGGCGCTTGCCGCAACGATGATGCGTCACACGCGCTCGGCCATGCTGGGCGTGCTGAGCGCTGACTATGTGCGCACCGCCCGCGCCAAGGGCCTGAGCGAGCGCCGCGTGGTCCTGAAACATGCCTTTCGCAATGCACTGACCCCGATCGTGACCCTAACCGCCCTATTGTTCGGAGAATTGGTGGCCGGAGCGGTTCTGACTGAACAGATCTTTACCATCCCGGGCTTTGGCAAAATGGTCGTCGATGCCGTGTTCAACCGCGACTA
It encodes:
- a CDS encoding ABC transporter substrate-binding protein, producing MKNLKPTLMAALLGATAIGMAATGVSAKDLRIGLQSDADVLDPDQSRTFVGRIVYASMCDKLVDITPELEIIPQLATAWQVSEDGMTVTMQLREGVVFHDGTPFNAEAVAANIERSKTMDESRRKSELSSITSTEVTGEYEIKLNLKGPDATLMAQLADRAGMMISPTAAAAAGADFGLNPVCSGPFSFEERVAQDKIVLKQFPDYWNADAIAFDSVTFLPIPDTTVRLANLQSGDIDMLERLAATDLAQANANNDIEVASAVSLGYQGITFNVNNGPKGDNPWGNDQRLRQAFSYAIDREAINQVVFEGAFAAGNQPYPPTSPWYDTDHPVPARDVAKAKALLAEAGYPDGLDLEVQVPNTTVPLQLMQVVQAMAAEAGINVKITSKEFATLLADQSAGDYTASQIGWSGRVDPDGNIHQFMTTDGGINDSHFSNPAVDEALNAARVAASTEDRKAAYDTARDILVEESPIVYLYHQTWIWAHSSQLDGFTPYPDGMIRLEGVTWTE
- a CDS encoding ABC transporter permease, whose protein sequence is MLLFLMRRILIAVPTIILISIFVFALQKLLPGDPLLVLAGEERDPAVLELLREKYRLNDPIHVQYFTWITNALQGDLGISLRTNQPVTELMLQKLPVTLQLAAMSMIFALVIGVPAGILSAYRKGTLTDYVANVVALSGLSIPNFWLGIMLILLVSVKWQLLPASGYVPLSEDFGQSIRTMLMPSFVLGTALAATMMRHTRSAMLGVLSADYVRTARAKGLSERRVVLKHAFRNALTPIVTLTALLFGELVAGAVLTEQIFTIPGFGKMVVDAVFNRDYAVVQGIVLVTAVGFILMNLLADVLYFILNPRLRGQ